TCTCCAATAGAAAGGATGACAACTACAGAACTTATGCCAACAATTATTCCTATCATAGTTAAAAATACTCTAATCTTATGTGTACGTAAACTTAAAACTGCACTATATATAAGTTCCCATAGATTCATAGGTTGTCCTCCTCAGTAAAAACACCATCTTTGAGAAAAACACAATGAGTGGCATATTTTTTAAGATCACTATCATGAGTAACCATTATAATAGTTTTATTTTGTTTATTGAGTTTAACCAATATATCAATAATTTTTAGTCCGGTTTTCCAATCCAGTGCACCTGTAGGCTCATCTGCAAGAATAAGATCAGATTGGGTAACAAGTGCCCTGGCAATTGAAATACGCTGTTGTTGCCCTCCTGATAACTCATTTGGATAATTTTTGAATTTACTTTCTAGTTCAACATCTTCAAGACTTTTTTTTACCATATCAATTCTTTGATTGCTGTTATATCCTCCATGATATAATAGTGGAAGCTCAATATTTTGGGCCACTGTTAATGATTCAATTAAATAAAATTGCTGAAATATAAAACCAATATGATTATTTCTAAATGAACAGCGCTGATTCTCTCTCATTTCTGTAACATCTTGTCCATTGAATACATAACTTCCTTCATTAAAGCTATCAAGAAGCCCCAGAATATTTAACAAAGTAGTTTTTCCACTACCTGATTTACCCATTACAACCACAAATGAGCCCTGCTCCACTTTAAAATCAAGA
This genomic interval from Clostridium kluyveri contains the following:
- a CDS encoding ABC transporter ATP-binding protein, whose protein sequence is MTQHLLEIKGLCKWYGQNENRYHILKNLDFKVEQGSFVVVMGKSGSGKTTLLNILGLLDSFNEGSYVFNGQDVTEMRENQRCSFRNNHIGFIFQQFYLIESLTVAQNIELPLLYHGGYNSNQRIDMVKKSLEDVELESKFKNYPNELSGGQQQRISIARALVTQSDLILADEPTGALDWKTGLKIIDILVKLNKQNKTIIMVTHDSDLKKYATHCVFLKDGVFTEEDNL